One stretch of Emys orbicularis isolate rEmyOrb1 chromosome 5, rEmyOrb1.hap1, whole genome shotgun sequence DNA includes these proteins:
- the NICOL1 gene encoding NELL2-interacting cell ontogeny regulator 1: MLRDAFSCSVGSLQRPCQRDHHKDKRNQEEAPISRMLTPCLLRRVVFLVPLIFVVVLLTMEPIKADQEAGTTIPAESRPCVDCHAFEFMQRALQDLKKTAYNLDTRTETLLLQVEKRTLCDCVTADTLN; this comes from the exons atgctcagagatGCTTTTTCTTGTTCTGTTGGCAGTTTGCAGCGGCCATGTCAAAGAGACCATCACAAAGACAAGAGAAATCAG GAGGAAGCGCCAATTAGCAGGATGCTGACACCTTGCCTCCTAAGAAGAGTGGTCTTCCTGGTTCCTTTAATTTTTGTAGTTGTGCTGCTCACCATGGAGCCCATTAAAGCCGACCAAGAAGCAGGAACAACAATCCCAGCTGAAA GTCGCCCCTGCGTTGACTGCCATGCATTTGAATTCATGCAGAGGGCCTTGCAGGATTTAAAGAAGACTGCGTATAATCTAGACACACGG ACAGAAACACTGCTTCTTCAAGTGGAAAAGAGAACTCTGTGTGACTGTGTAACTGCAGACACGCTGAACTGA